A genome region from Littorina saxatilis isolate snail1 linkage group LG16, US_GU_Lsax_2.0, whole genome shotgun sequence includes the following:
- the LOC138949882 gene encoding uncharacterized protein, which yields MAGRRGRNRQDDDEVDQDVSLSKFLKDGRLLGLTGKNLGDYAEKRRQEYEEEKRRKEELERQERERREEEARKASEEERKAKERREEEERKARIQLETLAMQQDFEMRKIREMAELGLNVNQNANQGDRESAKKIDIKLPFLDDKDDVEVFLRQYERIAKLLEWEDKEKAIRLAGQLKGQARQVYTELSDEDAVKFDVVKSAILRRFQLTAEAYRKKFRDFKRKSHENVREFLIGNYRITAEEEKLNVPVFPTMEVKMTSPEAAPVQTRLQEEKAKRRAEPWLPKQVDLGQIRPEDLSREQKNDPSLDKIRDRAGKGPQDGTHYEWRKEILYRVYMSEDSSCKQVVVPECYRSYVLKLAHDSAMAGHQGVRRTRDRVWRDFYWPGICGDIRRYCASCDACQRSTKKGATKKVPLKKMPLIRTPFERIGVDIVGPIVPASNRGHRYVLTVVDYATRYVEATSLKDIKAETIADALFVIWTRLGIPKEILTDQGGQFMGEVMSQLNKLLNVKGIRTSPWHPQTNGLTEKFNQTLKSMLKRLCQEQPKDWDQFLPALLFAYRETPQESLKFSPFELLFGREVRGPMQVLRQVWTSEDVEEEARSTVSHIVDLTNKIAKTCEIARDNLSKAAIRYAKAYDKKTKERYFAAGDKVLMLLPEKRNKLQLTWRGPYLVLDRIGGCNYKVKVKDQEKILHANLLKLYVDRETDGSGKQTTPVCDAKQDTQEACVVVDEVQEEKMGGLGIDCFPMLSLQPKEGPSDVKINPDLAPQKKAELQAICGNRVKALSDIPGHCMLEECELKLKSTEPVHVKPYPLPFAQVETVKKEVDDMLKLGVIEPSVSPYNSPIVLVKKKDGTIRFCIDYRRLNKELEFDSEPIPDVPMIFAKLKKKRYLSKIDLSKGYWQIGVKESDRPKTSFSTPAGEFQWKRLPFGLKTSGAVFTRMMRKLLEPMKSDDVEHFIDDIIVATETWEQHVEAVDAVLKRLEEVGLTAKPSKCYLGYSELDYLGHHVGQGMIMPDEDKIQKIRDANRPVTKKEVRAFLGLVGYYRRFVDNYAEISAPLTDLTKGGQPEKVKWNDKCEAAFIKLKEKLISKPVLLLPDPSKPFVLRTDASDIAVGAVLMQDQGQGLQPLAYASKKLSKAEKNYSVIEKECLGVVWAVKKYEQYLYSVHFTLETDHQPLTYLQKTKTENGRLMRWAMQLQQYSFTVKVIPGKDNVGADYMSRIHE from the exons atggcggggagaagAGGTCGTAATCGTCAGGATGATGACGAGGTGGACCAAGATGTGAGTCTTTCAAAGTTTTTGAAAGATGGTCGTTTGCTAGGTTTGACGGGTAAAAATCTAGGAGATTATGCGGAGAAGAGAAGACAAGAGTACGAggaggaaaagagaagaaaggaagagttggagagacaagagagggagcggcgagaagaagaagctagGAAAGCGagtgaagaagaaaggaaggcGAAGGAGCgacgggaagaagaagaaagaaaggcaAGAATACAACTCGAAACTCTAGCGATGCAGCAAGATTTTGAGATGAGGAAAATCagagaaatggctgagttaggGTTGAATGTGAATCAGAATGCAAATCAGGGAGATAGAGAGTCAGCTAAAAAGATAGACATCAAACTTCCGTTTTTAGATGACAAAGATGATGTAGAAGTGTTCTTACGACAGTACGAGCGAATTGCGAAGCTGTTGGAATGGGAAGATAAAGAAAAGGCTATTAGATTAGCCGGGCAACTCAAAGGCCAAGCTAGGCAGGTGTATACTGAGCTGTCTGATGAGGATGCAGTGAAGTTTGATGTTGTCAAGTCAGCGATCTTGCGTCGTTTCCAGTTGACAGCGGAAGCGTACAGAAAGAAGTTTCGTGATTTCAAGCGCAAGAGCCATGAAAATGTCAGAGAAT TTCTCATTGGTAACTACAGGATAACCGCTGAGGAGGAAAAGTTGAACGTACCTGTATTCCCAACGATGGAAGTGAAGATGACGTCACCGGAGGCTGCACCAGTGCAGACCAGACTCCAGGAGGAAAAAGCAAAGAGGAGAGCTGAACCATGGTTACCGAAACAGGTGGATCTGGGTCAGATACGGCCGGAAGACTTGTCACGGGAACAAAAGAACGACCCGAGTTTGGATAAAATACGAGACCGAGCCGGGAAAGGACCGCAGGATGGAACGCACTACGAATGGAGAAAAGAAATTCTTTATCGGGTGTACATGAGCGAAGACAGTTCGTGCAAACAAGTAGTGGTACCAGAGTGCTACAGATCATATGTTCTGAAACTAGCACATGACTCGGCGATGGCAGGGCATCAGGGAGTGCGACGGACCAGAGATCGCGTATGGCGTGATTTCTACTGGCCAGGGATatgtggagacatcaggcgatACTGTGCTTCCTGCGATGCGTGTCAGCGCAGTACCAAGAAAGGAGCGACAAAGAAAGTGCCGCTAAAGAAGATGCCACTCATCAGGACTCCATTTGAGAGAATAGGTGTCGATATAGTCGGGCCGATTGTGCCAGCGTCAAACAGAGGACATCGATACGTCTTGACGGTTGTAGACTATGCTACGAGATACGTAGAAGCTACCTCACTGAAGGACATCAAAGCAGAGACGATTGCTGATGCACTTTTCGTCATCTGGACAAGACTGGGAATACCCAAGGAGATTTTGACGGATCAAGGCGGCCAATTCATGGGTGAGGTCATGAGCCAACTCAACAAGCTGTTGAACGTGAAAGGCATTCGTACGTCACCATGGCATCCGCAAACGAATGGGCTGACAGAGAAGTTTAACCAGACGTTGAAGAGTATGCTGAAGAGACTGTGTCAGGAGCAACCGAAAGATTGGGACCAGTTTCTACCGGCGTTGCTGTTCGCGTACAGAGAGACACCACAAGAAAGCTTGAAATTTTCACCGTTTGAGCTGTTGTTTGGACGTGAGGTGAGGGGGCCAATGCAAGTACTTCGTCAAGTGTGGACAAGCGAGGATGTAGAGGAAGAGGCCAGATCTACAGTCAGTCACATCGTGGATCTTACCAACAAGATTGCAAAAACGTGTGAGATTGCTAGAGATAACCTCAGCAAAGCAGCAATCAGATACGCCAAGGCCTATGACAAGAAAACGAAGGAAAGATACTTTGCCGCAGGAGACAAGGTACTGATGCTGTTGCCGGAAAAGCGGAACAAGTTGCAGTTGACATGGAGAGGACCGTACCTAGTTTTGGACAGAATTGGAGGCTGTAACTACAAGGTGAAGGTCAAGGATCAAGAAAAGATTCTACATGcgaatctgctgaagctgtacGTGGATCGCGAGACTGACGGAAGTGGAAAGCAAACAACGCCAGTTTGCGATGCAAAACAGGACACACAAGAAGCTTGTGTAGTAGTGGATGAAGTTCAAGAGGAGAAAATGGGGGGTTTGGGAATAGATTGTTTTCCCATGTTGTCCTTGCAACCGAAAGAAGGTCCAAGCGACGTGAAGATCAACCCGGACTTAGCGCCACAGAAAAAGGCAGAACTTCAAGCAATCTGCGGGAACCGAGTCAAAGCTTTGAGCGATATACCAGGTCATTGTATGCTTGAGGAGTGCGAGTTGAAACTCAAGTCAACGGAACCAGTACACGTGAAACCATACCCATTGCCATTTGCACAAGTGGAAACAGTGAAAAAGGAGGTCGACGACATGTTGAAGCTTGGAGTCATCGAGCCTAGTGTTTCACCGTATAACAGTCCTATTGTGCtggtgaagaagaaggatgggaCGATTCGCTTCTGTATTGATTACCGGAGGTTGAACAAGGAGTTGGAATTTGATTCTGAGCCAATACCAGATGTGCCAATGATTTTCGCAaaactgaagaagaagagatattTGTCAAAAATTGACTTGAGCAAGGGCTACTGGCAAATTGGAGTGAAGGAGTCAGACAGGCCAAAGACTTCGTTCTCAACCCCAGCAGGGGAATTCCAGTGGAAGAGACTACCCTTCGGGCTCAAGACCAGTGGTGCCGTGTTCACGAGGATGATGCGGAAGCTGTTAGAACCGATGAAGAGTGATGACGTTGAACACTTCATTGATGACATCATCGTGGCCACTGAGACGTGGGAGCAGCATGTAGAGGCAGTCGACGCTGTGCTGAAGAGGCTGGAAGAAGTGGGCCTGACAGCCAAACCATCCAAGTGCTATCTTGGATATTCAGAGCTGGATTATTTGGGTCATCATGTGGGGCAAGGGATGATCATGCCAGATGAAGACAAAATCCAGAAAATCAGAGACGCCAACAGACCAGTCACGAAGAAGGAAGTGAGAGCATTCCTGGGTCTAGTGGGGTACTACAGGCGTTTTGTCGACAACTACGCGGAGATCAGCGCTCCATTGACAGATTTGACCAAAGGGGGACAACCAGAAAAGGTGAAGTGGAATGACAAGTGTGAAGCTGCGTTCATCAAGCTCAAGGAAAAGCTGATAAGCAAACCAGTGTTGCTGTTGCCAGATCCCAGCAAACCTTTTGTTCTGAGGACGGATGCATCGGATATCGCAGTGGGAGCTGTATTGATGCAGGACCAAGGACAGGGATTGCAACCACTGGCGTATGCGAGCAAGAAACTGAGCAAGGCGGAGAAAAACTACTCAGTGATCGAGAAGGAATGTCTAGGAGTGGTGTGGGCGGTCAAGAAATATGAGCAATATTTGTACTCCGTTCATTTCACGCTGGAGACAGACCATCAGCCATTGACGTATCTGCAAAAGACCAAGACTGAGAATGGTCGTCTGATGAGATGGGCAATGCAATTACAGCAGTATTCCTTCACTGTCAAAGTCATCCCGGGCAAAGACAACGTCGGAGCTGATTACATGAGTCGCATACATGAATGA